One window from the genome of Glycine soja cultivar W05 chromosome 12, ASM419377v2, whole genome shotgun sequence encodes:
- the LOC114377931 gene encoding protein trichome birefringence-like 41, which translates to MYINATSLVHRTTQILITHQREKNPLHTPFFCITIFFVSPRTQEREIKKMGEGVVSCRLQLFFFFLLHGWLLSKVRGKGSSSALDYSQCDVFTGTWVVDESYPLYDPATCPFIEREFRCKGNGRPDLLYTRYRWHPLACNLLRFNGLDFLEKMRGKSIMFVGDSLSRNQWQSLTCLLHSAVPNSPYTLDRVGDVSIFTLTEYRVKVMLDRNVYLVDVVREDIGRVLKLDSIQGSKLWQGIDMLIFNTWHWWYRRGPTQPWDFVELGGHTYKDIDRMRAFEIALKTWGAWVDANVDPTRVKVFFQGISPSHYNGSLWNEPSATSCIRQKTPVPGSTYPGGLPPAVAVLKSVLSTIRKPVTLLDITTLSLLRKDGHPSIYGLNGAAGMDCSHWCLPGVPDTWNEILYNLI; encoded by the exons ATGTATATAAATGCCACAAGCTTAGTGCATAGAACAACACAAATACTCATAACTCATCAGAGAGAAAAGAACCCTCTCCATACCCCTTTCTTCTGCATTACCATATTCTTTGTCTCTCCTCGTACCCAAGAGAGAGAGATTAAGAAAATGGGTGAGGGTGTTGTCTCTTGTCGTCTGCAgctgttcttcttcttccttcttcatggGTGGTTGTTGTCGAAAGTGAGAGGAAAGGGTTCTTCTTCGGCTTTGGATTATTCGCAGTGCGATGTGTTCACGGGAACGTGGGTGGTGGACGAATCGTACCCGCTCTATGATCCCGCCACGTGTCCCTTCATCGAGCGCGAGTTCAGGTGCAAAGGGAATGGACGGCCCGATCTCCTTTACACCCGCTATAGGTGGCACCCACTTGCCTGTAATTTACTCAG ATTTAACGGGCTAGATTTTCTGGAGAAGATGAGGGGGAAGAGCATCATGTTCGTGGGAGATTCACTGAGCAGGAATCAATGGCAGTCCTTGACTTGCTTGCTTCATTCAGCAGTGCCCAATTCACCTTATACTTTGGATAGAGTTGGAGATGTTTCTATTTTCACACTTACG GAGTATAGGGTTAAAGTGATGCTTGATAGGAACGTGTATCTAGTTGACGTTGTCAGAGAGGATATAGGCAGGGTCTTGAAGCTTGATTCAATACAAGGAAGCAAGCTGTGGCAAGGGATTGATATGCTCATCTTTAACACATGGCACTGGTGGTACCGTAGAGGACCCACTCAACC ATGGGATTTTGTCGAATTGGGAGGTCATACTTATAAAGACATTGATCGGATGAGGGCTTTTGAAATAGCACTTAAGACGTGGGGTGCATGGGTAGACGCCAACGTCGACCCTACGAGAGTGAAAGTCTTCTTTCAAGGAATTTCCCCATCTCACTACAA TGGCAGCCTATGGAACGAACCAAGTGCAACGAGCTGCATCCGGCAGAAGACACCGGTGCCGGGATCAACCTATCCCGGAGGGTTGCCACCGGCCGTGGCGGTGTTAAAGAGTGTGCTGAGCACAATCAGGAAGCCAGTCACTCTGCTTGACATCACAACCCTCTCACTACTCAGAAAAGATGGCCACCCTTCCATTTATGGTCTCAATGGAGCCGCCGGAATGGACTGCAGCCATTGGTGTCTTCCTGGTGTTCCAGATACTTGGAACGAGATACTTTACAACCTTATTTGA
- the LOC114379161 gene encoding protein trichome birefringence-like 42, with protein MVFTMWLRPLILASVFVWAVATPSPQGCDFSHGRWIIDEASLHPLYDASRDCPFIGFDCSRYARPDKDYLKYRWMPSGCDLPRFDGKKFLERSIGKKIMFVGDSISNNMWQSLTCLLHIAVPNSNYTLTSQTQELLVFSVPEYKASIMWLKNGFLVDLVHDKERGRILKLDSISSGDQWKEVDVLIFNTYHWWTHTGQSQGWDYFQVGNELRKEMDHMEAFKIGLSTWAKWVDSNIDPSKTRVLFQGIAASHVDKKGCLRQTQPDEGPMPPYPGADIVKSVISNMAKPAELLDITLLTQLRRDGHPSIYTRRGTSFDDCSHWCLAGVPDAWNEILYAVLFGNY; from the exons ATGGTGTTCACAATGTGGTTGAGGCCTCTGATACTAGCCTCTGTTTTTGTATGGGCAGTGGCAACTCCTTCTCCACAAGGATGTGATTTTTCTCATGGCAGATGGATCATTGATGAAGCTTCCTTACACCCTCTCTATGATGCCTCAAGGGACTGTCCCTTCATTGGGTTTGATTGCTCAAGATATGCAAGGCCTGATAAGGATTATCTCAAGTATAGATGGATGCCCTCTGGTTGTGATCTTCCAAG GTTTGATGGTAAAAAGTTCTTGGAGAGAAGCATAGGAAAGAAGATAATGTTTGTGGGGGACTCCATAAGTAACAACATGTGGCAGTCACTCACTTGTTTGCTACACATTGCAGTCCCAAACTCAAATTACACTTTAACAAGTCAAACACAGGAACTTTTGGTGTTCTCAGTTCCG GAATATAAAGCTTCAATCATGTGGTTGAAAAATGGGTTCCTAGTTGATTTGGTTCATGACAAAGAAAGAGGTAGAATTTTGAAATTGGATAGCATTAGTTCTGGGGACCAGTGGAAAGAAGTggatgttttgattttcaacacCTACCATTGGTGGACTCACACTGGACAGTCTCAAGG GTGGGATTACTTTCAAGTGGGCAATGAATTAAGAAAGGAAATGGATCACATGGAAGCTTTCAAGATTGGGCTGAGTACTTGGGCTAAATGGGTTGATTCTAACATTGATCCTTCAAAGACTAGAGTCTTGTTTCAGGGAATCGCTGCTTCCCATGTTGA TAAAAAGGGGTGCCTAAGGCAAACTCAACCAGATGAAGGACCAATGCCACCATATCCTGGTGCGGACATTGTGAAGAGCGTTATAAGTAACATGGCAAAGCCTGCAGAATTGCTAGACATCACTCTGCTCACACAACTGAGGAGGGATGGTCACCCCTCTATCTACACAAGGCGTGGCACTTCTTTTGATGACTGCAGTCACTGGTGTCTGGCTGGTGTTCCTGATGCTTGGAATGAAATATTGTATGCTGTTCTCTTTGGAAATTATTAG